The following are encoded in a window of Vespula pensylvanica isolate Volc-1 chromosome 2, ASM1446617v1, whole genome shotgun sequence genomic DNA:
- the LOC122637988 gene encoding RING finger and SPRY domain-containing protein 1-like: MGNCLCKDSLEDLEIYNEHHNHPESENTILSQANVSTVVSGDTTSPTFKFPTSTAIDMLVLETLGVIGSLVDNEQEPPPAMLKLHAIADKEDGWIQVVSSMINVIPMHNPLGPSVITLLLDDGPLPSKDSVLRLSHMFQLSQRFGKIQTSATQQRNICVVLGCIAEKLAGPSSIAILSDATLDYLISNLRDDIEPYVVLYSLIALEKFAQTSENKITIKKRLIAEKQNPLLELEKWATEFHYVKRQVGFCAQWCLDNLFLMEGRNYSHDAVDMTGINVMLNTKDVSEYLKISPNGLEARCDAYSFESVRCTFQVDSGIWYYETLIITTGVMQIGWATKDSTFLNHEGYGIGDDEFSLACDGCRRLIWYNARSEKYYDRPCWKAGDILGCLLDLNKQEIIFSINGVPLKPCTQVFKTVKSGFFAAASFMSFQQCVFNFGNVSFQYPPTDREYQTFNDHASLNPEDKVVLPRHIYVDRLRRLSVREDSCTLCFDQKASIRLLPCNHRGFCQTCSKQLVECPMCRATIDEMVLDGI, encoded by the exons ATGGGCAATTGTTTGTGTAAAGACTCTCTAGAAGatcttgaaatatataatgaacatCACAATCATCCAGAATCTGAAAATACTATATTATCACAAGCAAATGTAAGCACGGTTGTATCTGGCGATACAACATCGCCAACTTTCAAATTTCCAACATCTACTGCTATTGACATGCTTGTTTTGGAAACACTTGGAGTTATTGGATCTCTGGTTGATAA tgAACAAGAACCTCCACCTGCCATGTTAAAATTACATGCCATTGCAGATAAGGAGGATGGTTGGATACAAGTAGTCAGTTCTATGATAAACGTTATTCCTATGCACAATCCATTAGGCCCTTCTGTTATTACTTTATTGTTAGATGATGGACCTTTGCCTTCAAAA GATTCTGTTTTACGTTTATCACATATGTTTCAATTATCTCAAAGATTTGGAAAAATACAAACCAGTGCAACACAACAGCGAAATATTTGTGTTGTATTAGGCTGTATTGCAGAAAAGTTGGCTGGTCCTAGTAGTATAGCAATATTATCAGATGCTACATTAGACTATCTTATTTCAAACCTt AGAGATGATATTGAACCTTATGTGGTACTATATTCTTTAATAGCTTTAGAAAAATTTGCCCAAACAA gtgaaaataaaataacaattaagaAACGTCTTATAGCAGAAAAACAAAATCCTTTATTAGAACTGGAAAAATGGGCCACAGAGTTTCACTATGTAAAACGTCAAGTTGGTTTCTGTGCACAGTGGTGTCTggataatttat TTTTAATGGAAGGTAGAAATTATTCTCATGATGCAGTCGATATGACTGGTATTAATGTTATGCTAAATACAAAGGATGTAAGCGAGTACCTGAAAATATCACCAAATGGTTTAGAG gCCCGCTGTGATGCATATTCATTTGAAAGTGTAAGGTGTACATTTCAAGTAGATTCAGGAATTTGGTATTACGAAACACTCATAATTACTACAGGAGTAATGCAAATTGGTTGGGCTACAAAAGATAGTACCTTCTTAAATCAT GAAGGTTATGGTATAGGAGATGATGAATTTTCATTAGCTTGTGATGGCTGTCGAAGACTGATTTGGTATAATGCTAGAAGTGAGAAATATTACGATAGACCTTGTTGGAAAGCTGGAGATATCTTAGGTTGTTTGTTGGAtttaaacaaacaagaaataatattttctataaatggAGTACCATTGAAACCATGTACTCAAGTTTTCAAGACTGTGAA GTCTGGATTCTTTGCAGCAGCTAGTTTCATGTCATTCCAACAATGTGTTTTTAATTTTGGAAATGTATCCTTTCAATATCCTCCTACTGATAGGGAATATCAGACATTTAACGATCACGCTTCATTAAATCCAGAAGACAAAGTTGTGCTGCccagacatatatatgtagatcgTTTGAGAAGACTTAGTGTTAGGGAAGACTCGTGCACTCTATGTTTTGATCAGAAAGCTTCAATAAGGTTACTACCATGTAATCATAG agGCTTTTGTCAAACGTGTTCAAAACAATTGGTTGAATGCCCTATGTGTAGAGCTACGATCGATGAAATGGTTTTAGATGGTATATGA